The DNA region GACCGGGCAGCCCCCCCCGTCGATCCTGCTGCTCACCTTCACCCGCCGGGCATCGGAGGAGATGCTGCGGAGGGCCTGCGCGCTGCTCGACCGGCGCTGCGAGAAGGTCGCCGGGGGGACCTTCCACTCCTTCGCGAACACCCTGCTGCGTCGGTACGCCCCCGCCGTCGGCTTCGGGGAGAACTTCACGATCCTGGACCGGGCCGACACCGAGGAGCTGGTCGGACTGCTCCGCCACGAGGTCCACGCGGGCCACAAGACGGTCCGCTTCCCCCGGAAGGAGACGCTGGCGGACCTCTTCAGCCGTGCGGTGAACCGGGAGGAGGAGCTGACGGAGGTGGTGGAGCGGGACGCGCCCCACTTCCTCTACTGCCTGGATGACATCCTCCGGATCCACCACCTCTACCGGGCGACCAAGCGGGACCGGAACCTGATGGACTACGACGACCTGCTGGTCCACCTGGCCTCGCTGCTCCGGGAGAACCGGGAGATCCGGGAGTCGGTCTCCGCCGCCTACCGGAACGTTTTGGTGGACGAGTACCAGGACACGAACCGGATCCAGGCGGAGATCCTCCGTCTTCTGGCCGCCGTCCACGACAACGTGATGGCGGTGGGGGACGACTCCCAGAGCATCTACTCCTTCCGGGGGGCGAATTTCCGGAACATCATGGACTTCCCGTCCGACTTTCCCGGCGCGAAGGCGGTCTTCCTGGAGGAGAACTACCGGAGCGTCCAGCCGATCCTCGACGTGACGAACGAGATCATCGCCGGGGCCGCCGAGAAATTCCCCAAGCAGCTCTTCACCCGCCGGGCCGGCGGCGGGAAGCCGTCGATCCTTTCCGCGCCGAACGAACGGGTCCAGTCGCTCTTCGTCGCCGACCGGATCCTGGAGCTGCACGAGGAGCAGGGGATCTCCCTCTCGGAGATCGCCGTCCTCTTCCGGGCCGCCTACCTCTCCTTCGACCTCGAGGTGGAGCTGGCGAAGAGGAGGATTCCCTACCGGAAATTCGGGGGGTTCCGGTTCCTCGAAACCGCGCATGTCAAGGATGTGATCGCCCACCTGCGGCTCCTGGAAAACCCCCGCGACACCCTGAGCCTCTCCCGCGCCCTGATGCTGGTGCCGGGCGTGGGGAGGAAGCGGAGCGCGGATCTCTCGCTGCGCGCCCACTCGGAGGCCTCGCTCGCCCCCGTGCTCTCCTCGCTCGACTCCATGAAGCGGACGGAGGCGGCCGGGCAGCTGGCCAGGCTGCTCCGGGAGATCGGCGGGAAGGGAGAAGGGACCCGGACGGAGGAGATCCCGGTCCAGGAGATCGTGGCGAGGGTGACCGCCTACTACCGTCCGATCCTGGAGGCGAAGTTCGACGACTACCCGAAGCGGCTGAAGGACCTCGAGCACCTGGAGACGCTCTGCGCGCGGTTTTCGACCCTCTCGGCCTTCCTTTCCGAGATCACGCTCGAGCCGCCGCAGGCCTCCGTGGGGGACCTCGCGGCTCCCGGGGGGGAGGAGGACACACTGACCCTCTCGACGATCCACTCGGCCAAGGGGCTGGAGTGGAAGGCGGTCTTCGTCATCTGGACGCTGGACGGGAAGCTCCCCTCCTCCCGCGCGGCGGAGGACGAGGAGGAGATGGAGGAGGAGCGGCGGCTGATCTACGTGGCGTCGACACGGGCGAAGGATACGCTGGTGTTCACCTACCCGGTGAACATCTACGAGCGGGCCAGCGGAACGGTCCTCTCCCGCCCGTCGCGGTTCGTGGAGGAGATCTCCCCGGAAATCCTGTCGAGGTTCGCCCTGATCGAGTAGCTGGCGCCGGTCAGCGGTCCTTGTCCCGGTCCTCGAACGGCTTCCCGCACCAGGTGCAGTAGGTCGACTCGCGGGGGACGAAGTGGAGGCACCTGGGGCACTGCCGGTCCGGGGGCGGAGCTTCCTTGTCCTCCCCGGATTCCTCCCACATCTCCTCGTCGTATTTCCAGTCGTCCCGCGGCAACGGCTTCCCTCTTGAGCGCCCCCCCTGGGGGCCGCCCGGTTTTCCCCATGATACCATCCCCGCCGGGATTCCGCTTTCGGGGACCGGAAGAGAAATTCCGGCGACGCACCGGGCCGCCGGGCCGTGTCCGGCGCAGAATTATTCTTGTTGACCCCTTTTGCCAATACCTTGTACTATTAGCAAGTTCTTCAAAAACCCATTATATTCTTGGATTTACGAACATCGATGGCTGTCCGGCGGATTCCCATACCGAAGGAATCCCCGTAAGTGTCGAAGAATTCAACATCAATGCTCGTCGATCCATCGAAAAAGGAGGTGGTAACCGAGGAGTTGGAGCAAGTCCGTGCGACTCTAGGGGGAAAGTCGTTCGCAACCTTATTGTCTGTCTTTCCAAGGAGGGGGGATGAGAAAGTCACTTGTGGTTCTCGGGATCCTGGTTCTGGTCCTGCCACTGTTGTTCGTCGGATGCTCAGGGGACGACGGCGCCGTGGGCGCTGCCGGGCCCCCGGGGGCGCCGGGCGCTCCGGGACCTCCCGGAACGGGCGTCCTTGCGAATGAAACCTGCGTCGTCTGCCACGCCGCCGGAAGGGTCGCCGACGTCGCCGCCGCGCACGACACGGCGACCGGGACGGTGACGGCGGTCATCACCGACGTCGCGTTCAACGAGGCCGGGAACAACGTCTCGGTGACGTTCACGTTCGAGGCGAAGGATACTGCTGGGAACACGGTATCCGTAGACCTCGCGGACGCCCCGTCAACAAGCAACAACCTGACCCACCTGAGGTTCACGGTCGCCCGGCTGGTGCCGGGCCAAGTCTACGATATCTCGACGCGCGACCCCGACTCCTGGTTCTTCTACGGCCCCAGGAGCCATCGCAACAAGAACCAGCTGGTGGACAACGGCGACGGCAGCTACACGTTCACCTTTGTGGACGGCATCGCGCTCGACCCCGCGGAGGAGGGCTACACCCACCGGGTGGGGATCGAGATCTACGCCCTTCCGTCCGGCCTGCGGTCGGTGAACCCCACCTTCGACTGGGTGCCGGACGGCGTTACCCCTGTGCGCTCCCGCGAGATCGTCACCACCGCCGCGTGCAACGAATGCCACAACCCGCTGGGGTATACGCCGAGCTTCCACGGAAGCCGCCGCGTCGATACGAAGTACTGCGTGCTCTGCCACAACCCCAACAACGAGTTGGCGCCTCAGAGCGCAGCTTCAGGGGCCCCAAGTGTGCCGATCCCATTTGTCAAGCTGGTTCACGGGATTCACACAGGCAAAAACCTGCTGATCTTCGAGGATGGCGAAAATCACGGCGATTTCACCGAGGTCACCTACCCGCAGGACATCCGCAACTGCAACAAGTGCCATAAAGGAGCGGAAGGGCAAAACTGGAACACGCTCCCGAGCCGCGAGGCGTGCGGAACCTGCCACACCGGCGTCAACTTCGACACCGGGGCCGGGCACGTCGGCGGCGCGCAGGCGAACAACCGGCTCTGCGCGATCTGCCATCCGTCCGGCGAGATCGAACGGTACCACCTCACCACCGTCGCGACGCCCAACAACCCCGACGTTCCCGCGAACCTGTCCAACTTCGAGTACGTGATCGACGAGGTCACCGTGGGCAGCAACAACGCGGCGGTGGTCACGTTCCATATCAACCGGAACGGGACGCCCATCGACCTCACCGTGCAGCCCGAGAACACCACGAGCGGGCCCAGCTTCCTGGTGGCCTACGCGCTGCCGCAGGACGGCATCGACTCGCCGGCGGACTACAACAACCTCGGCCGGAGCGCCGGCCAGCCGGCCAGCGTCTCCCTCTCGAGCGTGCGGTCGGCCCTGACCGGATCGGCGGCGAGCTACACGGTCACTCTCTCGTCCGCGCCCTTCCCGGCCGGCGCGACCCTGCGCGCCGTCGCCCTCCAAGGGTCCTTCACCGAAAACGGCGTGAGCCGTCCCACCCCCTCGGTCGTGAAGGCAGTGACCGGCGACACGGTGCGCCGCACCGTGGTCAAGACCGGGTACGTCGACGGCACCGGCCAACCGGTAACCAATCCTGGGGACTTTTCGACTGCAAGACCCTTCGGCTGCCTGGAGTGCCACGAGACCCTCGCGCTCCACGGCGGCAGTCGCGTCAACAACGTGCAGGTCTGCGTGATCTGCCACAATCCCAACCTGAGCAGCAGCGGCCGGACGATCGACCCGGCGACGCAGACCATCAGCCCCGCCGTCGTGGCCGCCGTCGGCTCCGATCCGCTGGTCTACCCCGAAGCGGCCATGCATTTCAAGAACCTGATCCACGGGATCCACCGTGCCTCCGACCGGCCGTACGAGTTCGTCCGCAACCGGACGTCGGGCGGCTTGACCGGCTTCTACTACAACTGGAGCGAGGTGACCTTCCCGGGCAACCTGATGGACTGCACGAAGTGCCACCTCGGCAGCTCGTACATGCCCAATGCCCTCCCGGCAGGCGTCCTGGTGAGCACCGAGAGGACCACGACAGGGGACTCGGCCGAGACCCTGGCCGACATCGTCGCGGCCCGGGACGGCGTGCCGAACGACACCGACTGGGTGAACACCCCGATCGCCTCGACGTGCTACTACTGCCACGACAGCGTGCCTGCCCGGGCCCATATGATCCTGGGCGGCGGCAAGATCCGCGCGGAGCGCGGGTCCGCGATCCTGGAGATCACGCCGTAAGAACGCGGCAGGGCGTCAACCCCGAACCGAACGCAAGACGGGAACCCCCGGCCCTTTCTCAAGGGTCGGGGGTTTTTTTTCGGCCGGTGCCCCATCGACCCCTCCTGCGGCGGCTGCGCCGAGTAACGGAGACCCGTAAGCGATGCGGGGGGTTCCGCGCAGCGGCCGGGCGCTCAGAAGGCGCCGGCCTGCTTCGTGTAGGCGAGCCGACCCCCCGCCAGGATGATCTCGACCTGGCGGCCGGTGAGGGTGTGCTTCACCTCGAAGTCGAACCCCTTGGTCACGTTTCTGGCCCTGAGCTGCTGCCCCTTCGCGATCGCTTCCCGGATGTTCGGGATCTCGACCTGGTCCCCCTGCTCGATCCGGCCGTAGTCGGCCTCGTTCGCGAACAGCAGCGGCACGATCCCGAAGTTGATCAGGTTCGCCGAGTGGATCCGCTCGAAGGCCTTCGTGATCACCGCGCGGACCCCCAGGTGGCTCGGGCAGATCGCCGCATGCTCCCGCGAGGAGCCCTGCCCGTAGGAGAGGCCGCCCACCACGACGTTGTGGACCCCCCTCGCCTTGTTCTCCAGCGCCCGCCTGCTGAAGGTGTGATCGACCCCCTCGAAGACGAACTCGGCGTACTTGCCGATGTTCGACCGGTACTTCAGGCGCGCGCCGGCCGGCATGATGTGGTCGGTGGTGATCTTGTCCCCCACCTTCAGCGCCACCTCCCCCCGGATCGTCTCGGGAAGCGGCACGCTCTCCGGCGGCTTGCCGATGTTCGGCCCGCGGCGCACCTCGACCTTCGACGGGTCGTCGGCGGGCGGAAGCACCATCGAGTCGTCCACCAGGAACTTCTTCGGCACCTTCACCTCGGGGAATTCGATCCCGAGTTCGGCGGCCACGTCCCTCGGATCCGCCATCTCCCCCTTCAGGGCGCATGCGGCGGCCGTTTCCGGGGATACGAGGAAGATCCCGGCGTCCTTGGTCCCGGACCGCCCCTCGAAGTTCCGGTTGTTCGTGCGGACCGACACCCCGCCCGACGGGGGGGCCTGCCCCGCTCCGATGCAGAACCCGCAGGCGGTCTCGAGGATCCTCGCGCCGGCGCCGACCAGCGTGGCGACGCTGCTCTCCTTCGCCGCCATCTGTAGGACCTGCCGCGATCCCGGCGCGACGCCGAAGGAGACGTTCGCGCTGATCGTCCGGCCGGAGAGAATTCTCGCGAGCGTGGTGATGTCCTTGTAGGAGGCGTTCGTGCAGGAGCCGACCAGCACCTGGTGGACCTTCTTCCCCGCGATCTCCTTCACCCGGACGACGTTGTCCGGGCTGTGCGGCTGCGCCACCATCGGCTCGAGCGCCGACAGGTCGATGTCGATCACCTTGTCATACTTCGCGGTCCTGTCCGCCTGGAGCCGCGCCCACTGCTCTTCCCTCCCTTGCGCCTTGAGAAACGCCTTGGTCACCTTGTCGGAGGGGAAGATCGAGGTGGTGACGCCCAGCTCCGCCCCCATGTTCGTGATCGTCGCACGCTCGGGAACGGAGAGGGTGCCCACCCCCTCCCCCCCGTACTCGACGACGCAGCCGACGTTTCCCCTGGTGGTCATGATTTCGAGGAGCTTTAGGATCACATCCTTGGCGGAGACCCAGGGGGAGAGCTTCCCCTTCAGGTTCACCTTGACCACCCTGGGGAAGGTCATGAAGAAAGACCCACCCGCCATCGCCACGGCGACGTCCAGCCCCCCCGCGCCGATCGCCATCATCCCGATCCCGCCGCCGGTCGGCGTGTGGGAGTCGGAGCCGAGCAGCGTCTTCCCGGGAATGCCGAACCGCTCGAGGTGGACCTGGTGGCAGATCCCGTTTCCCGCCCGGGAGTAATAGATCCCGTGCTTCGCCGCCACCGTCTGGAGGTAAAGGTGGTCGTCGGCGTTCTCGAACCCTTCCTGGAGGGTGTTGTGGTCGACGTAGGAGACCGAGATCTCGGTCTTGACCCGGGGAACGTCCATCGCCTCGAACTGGAGGTAGGCCATCGTCCCGGTGGCATCCTGGGTGAGCGTCTGGTCGATCCGGACGGCGACCTCCTGCCCGGGCTTCATCTTGCCCGACACATAATGATTTTTCATGATCTTTTCGACGATGTTCCTGCCCACGATATCCCTCCTTCCCGGATGATTGTTCGGTCGGCCGGCGGCTTCCGCGCACGGACGCCGCCTGTCGACAGTGTCCGGACGGAAGACGGCCCATCATACGCGAAGCGGGGGATGAAATCAACCGCCGGATGCCCCTTCACGCCTTCCGGCGCCACGCCGCGGCGAGGATCCCCGCCGGCGCCAGGAGCAGGATCGCCGGAACGAGCCAGTGGCCGTACGCCTGGAAGAAGGTGGGAGGCGGGTCCCTCCGATAGGGGATGTCGTACCGCTGCGTCCACTCCGCATGCAGCGGGGAGAGCGCGAGAAGGGTCCCGTCCGCCCGCATCGCCGTGGAGATCCCGGTGTTCGTGGACCGGATGACGGGCCGGCGGAACTCGATCCCCCGGGCGAGAGTCATGACCAGGTGCTGATACGGCTCGGACCGCGCGCCGAACCAGGAGTCGTTGGTCACATTGACGAAGACCTGGGCTCCCCCGTCGGCCAGGACGCGGGACAGGCCGGGGAAGAGGCCCTCGTAGCAGATCTGCGGGCCCAGGACCAGGTCTCCGAGCCGCTTGACCTCCGGCCCATGGCCGCGTGCGAAGTCGGCCGTTCGGGGGAACCACCCTTTGAGCGCCGGAACGAGACGGGCCCCGGGGACGTATTCCCCGAACGCCAGCAGCACGGTCTTGTGGTACGGGGGGCCGGCCACCTCGCCGTCCTCTGCGAAGAGGTAGAGCGCGTTCGTCTTCTTCCCCGCCGCTTCGTCGTAACCCCGCGCCCCGGTGAGCAGGGCGATCGAGTGGCGGCGGAGAAACGCCCGCAGGAGCGCGGTGTTTCCCTCTTCCATCGCTCCCGGGAGAATCGTGTCCGGGAACGCGGACTCCGGCCACACCGCGAAATCCGGCCGGCCGCTCCCCGGTCCCGAAAGCCCCTGCGCGGTCAGCTCGAAGTACCGCCGAAGGATCTCCCCCCGGAACCGCTCGCCCCTCTGCGCGCGCTCCTTCGCGAGGTTGCCGATGTTGGCCTGCACGATCAGGACACGCGTCTCCGCATCGGGGGGAGGCAGGGTCTTCCCCCGGATCCAGCCGAGCCCGTTGATCGCCGCGAGGAAGGCCAGAGCGGCCCCGAGGACGCGTCCCCCTTTCCACGTCCCCCGGTTCTCCCAGGCGGCCAGAAACGCGAGGTTGAGAGCAAGGGTCACGGCGCTCAAGCCCTGGAATCCCACGTATTCGGCGAGCTGGTACGCCGGAAGCCGGGCCCACAGCCACGGGTACCCGAGGTTCCACGGGAAGATCATGGGCCAGGCGTATTCCGCCAGGGCGGTGACCGCCGGCAGCAGCCCAAGCTGCGCCCAAACGGGGAGAGGCCCCCCGGAGCGGCAAAGCGACCAGACCACCCCGGCAAGGGGGATGTGAAGGTGACCCGCGGCGCAGAAGAGGAGCAGGACGAGGGCGGACACGGGCCGGGAAAGGTGGCCGAATTCGTGGGCGGTGTGCGCCACCCAGTGCGAGGCGATCAGCGTGAAGACGAACTGTGCGAGCCAGCCCGCGAAGAACACCCGCTTCCACGAGCTCTCGCGGAGCCAGAAGAGCCATAGAGGGACGAAGCCGAAAAGGAGCGCCCAGGGAGGAAAGGGGATGTAGCTGGTTCCCAGGAGGATCCCGGAGAGAACGGGGAGCCGGAACGCGGAGAAACGCACTGCCGCCTTTTCCATCGCCGCCATCGTGCCTTTATAAGCGTTCCGGGGCGCGCTGACAACCTCGTCGCCCCCCGCCCGGAATGCCCGCCGCCCGAACGTGTCGACAGTATTCGAAAGGGGGGGGGAGGGAACATTTCCATTGACATCCCCAAACCCCTCTAATAGCATCGGTNNNNNNTTTTGCCGCCGTCGAACGGCGTTCGGGGCTCTCACACGAACTTCCAATTTCCGCCGAATATTCCAGGTGATGTGCCGGGGCCGCGCCTCATCGCTTCTCCCCCCGGATCCCCCATCCCAACCCGAAAGGAGGCAGGGCCCCCATGAGACGAAAAAAGAGGTGGCTTCCGCTCGTCGGCACCCTTCTCCTCTTTTTTCTGACGCCGGGGCTGTCGCCGGCGGCGGACCTTCGGTTCCAGAGCTCCACCCAGTACCTCTGGTACACCGACCCGTTCAAGGACGACGACCAAAGCGACCTGGTGCAGTATGTCAAGATCGGGGCGACGAAGATCGACCCGACGGGAAGGTTTTCCGCCTTCGGCTACGGCCGGGTCTCCTACCAGTTCGGCGGGGACAACGATCCCGCCCTGGGCGACGACGACGGCGCCATCGGGCGCCTCTACTTCCTCTACGTGAATTACGCCCTTCCACAGGAGCGCGGCGAGATCCGGTTGGGACGCCAGTATGTCGCGGTCGGCGCCGGGGCCGGGACGATCGACGGGATCCGGGCGGAGGTGCGCAACCTGGGTCCGGTGACCTTCTCCGCCTTCGCCGGGTACGACGTCCGGTTCGCGCAGACGACCGACCGGTCCCAGTCGGGGAACTACCTCTTCGGCGCGTCGGTGGGCGGTTCCTTCCTCAAGGGGAACAACCTCGAGCTTTCCTACCTGAGCAAGTACGACGACGGCGATCAGATCCGGGAGATGGTCGGGCTCCGCGCCGACCAATATCTCCTCGGGAAAGCGAGGGGATACCTCGACTGGCGGTTCGACCTTCTCCATGAATCCACCAGCGAATTCCTGGCGGGGGCCAAGGTCTTCGCCCTGCCGGGGCTTCTGACGCTGACCGGCGAGTATTTCTTTTCCTACCCGACCTTCGACGCGGACACGATCTACACCGCCTTCGCCGTGACCCCCTACTGGGAGGCGCTGGGCCGGGCGGACTGGATCCTCTCCGAAGAGTACACCCTCTACGGCTCCTACACGCGGGGCGACTACGACGGCCCCACGGCCGACGTGGTGGCGCTGGGGGTGCGGGCCCGTCCGAACAGGGTCGCCGGCCTGGGGGTCAACGCCTCGCTGGACTACCGAAGCGGCTACCCCGGCGACCTGACCGGGTTCCGGGTATCGGCCGATTACGCCTGGAAGAAGGCGCTGTTGGCCGCCGGGGTCAGCTACGACGTCTTCCAGCGGGACTCGATGGCGAACGATTTTTCCGCGAAGAAATTCTGGGTCGCCTGCTCCTGCGAATTCCGCAAGGACATGACCGCCAAAATACGGCTGGAGGACACCGTGACCCGCCAGTTCGAAAACGAGTTCCAGGGGCGGGCCTCGGTGGAGATCCGGTTCTGACGCCCGCGCAGGCAAACTGAGGGGGACGATACCGATATGAAAACGATTCTCCGATCGATCCTGATCCTTCTGCCGGCGATCATCCTGGCTTCGGCCGGATTCGCCCGGGAGGACCATACGGGGTACCGGGACCTCAAGTTCAACGAGTGCGCCGAATGCCACAAGGGGGAAGGGGTCCCCCCGAACCACGGCGGCGGTTGGCTGAAGGAGCACCGGATCCCGGCGGCGAGCCCAAAGCGGAACTGTTTCGAGTGCCACGACCAGGGGACCTGCCAGGACTGCCACCAGGGGGGCGGGATCCAGGCGAAGCTCTCGAGCAGCCAGCACAAGCGGGACATCAAGCCGGAAACGCATCGCAGCGACTGGGTCTCGATCCACCCGATCCAGGCGATGTCCAACCCGCAGCAGTGCTCCCGGTGCCACCAGGCGAAGTTCTGCGCCGACTGCCACGGGCGGCTGAACGTGGCCGCACGGACGATCCGGGATCATGCCCAAAGCGGGGGGACGCAGGCCTACATCGCAGCCTTCCCCGACCAGCATGCGGCGGAGGCGCGCCGGAACCTCGCCTCCTGCCAGTCCTGCCACCCGGAAGGCGACGTCTGCCTGACCTGCCATTCGGCGAAGATCGGACTGAAGGTCAACCCGCACCCGAGAGGCTTCAAGGCGGACCGGATCGGGTCGCGCAGCAACAACCGGTCCTGCAAGGTCTGCCATGATTTCTAACGGAAACCATCGAATGGAGGTCGGATCCATGAAGCGGTTCTCGATGCGCCTTGGGATGTTGGGAACGTTCCTCTTCCTGGCCGTCATCCTCAACGGGTGCGGCACCTCCGGGAACCGGGAGGGACAGGTCGGAACCTCCCAAACCTCCTCGGTCGTGGTCCAGAAGGGAGACCCGGTCCTCGCGGCCGCGCCGGGCTACGCCGGGTCGGGTGCCTGCGCCGCCTGCCACCCGAACCAGTTCGCCGGGTGGGGCAAGTCGCTCCACAACGCGCCGCTCAAGACCGTGGCCGAGCTCGGGGACGGCATCTTCGTCAACGACGCCGACGGCAACGGGGTGAACGACTTCAAGGACGGGCTTGACTTCAACGACCCGGCCACCGACGCCATCGCCGACTCGACCCTCAAGGGGCTGCGCCCCAACGCGCCGATTTTGAGCTTCTCCGGCGGAAAATACTACACCCAGCTGGGGCCCTCCGGCACGAAGTTCGAGATCCAGCGGACCCAGGGCGGCAACGGCCTCTGGAAGCAGCGGTACCACACCCGGGTCGGGCGAAGCTACTACGTCTCCCCGGTGCAGTACCAGGAGAAGACCAAGGTCTACGTGAACTACAACGCCTCCCACTGGTACAGCGGCACCACCCCCCGCTACACGGCGGCCTACGGGAGCGACAACCTGGTCGTCCAGTTCGGGGCGCTGGGAGTCGCCGGCACCAACGGCACCCAGCGGTCCTGGGAGAATCGCTGCGCGGGCTGCCACCAGACCGGGCTCGCGGTGAAGGCTGAGACCACGAACTACGGAGGCACCGGCGTCCAGGAGGCGGTGACCGGCTACTCGGAGCTCAACATCGGCTGCGAGAACTGCCACGGCCCGGGAGCCGCGCATGCGGCAAGCCGGAACGCGAGGGACATCATCAACCCGGCGAACTTCGAGGCCCTCGGGGTGACCGGGAAGCGGTTCGCCAACCAGGTGTGCGGCGCCTGCCACCACCGCGGCGAGGGCAACGCCACGATCCTCTCCGGCACGAGCCCCCTGGGCCTGGAGTACCCGGCGCGGTTCGTCTCGGGGGTCGTGCAGCTTCCTCTCCCCGGGGACAGCGTCATCGACAACTCGGCCGGGAACCCCTTCGTGCTCCTCAACATCGGAACCGCGTACTACGGCACCGCCTCCGCGGACTTCGGGGCAGGCGCGCGGGCCATCTATTCGGGATACCGGAACTGGTATGCCGACTACCCCCGCTTCCCCATCTACGTCGCTTCCCGCCAGCACCACCAGCAGTGGACCGACGTCGAGCAGGGGCCGCACGCCGCCGACACCGGTGGGCTTACCTGCTGGGACTGCCACGACCCGCACGAAGGAAAGGGGGACCACCAGGTCCGCAATACCGTCACCGTCGCGGGAACGACCCTTTATACGAACAACGACGACAACACCCTCTGCCTGGCCTGCCACGCCGGGGACTTCGGGCTCACCGTGAACGATGTGCGGATCGGCGGGACGAACGTGAAGAACGCCGTTCTGGCCCACATGGGGACCG from Deltaproteobacteria bacterium GWC2_65_14 includes:
- a CDS encoding aconitate hydratase (Catalyzes the conversion of citrate to isocitrate) gives rise to the protein MGRNIVEKIMKNHYVSGKMKPGQEVAVRIDQTLTQDATGTMAYLQFEAMDVPRVKTEISVSYVDHNTLQEGFENADDHLYLQTVAAKHGIYYSRAGNGICHQVHLERFGIPGKTLLGSDSHTPTGGGIGMMAIGAGGLDVAVAMAGGSFFMTFPRVVKVNLKGKLSPWVSAKDVILKLLEIMTTRGNVGCVVEYGGEGVGTLSVPERATITNMGAELGVTTSIFPSDKVTKAFLKAQGREEQWARLQADRTAKYDKVIDIDLSALEPMVAQPHSPDNVVRVKEIAGKKVHQVLVGSCTNASYKDITTLARILSGRTISANVSFGVAPGSRQVLQMAAKESSVATLVGAGARILETACGFCIGAGQAPPSGGVSVRTNNRNFEGRSGTKDAGIFLVSPETAAACALKGEMADPRDVAAELGIEFPEVKVPKKFLVDDSMVLPPADDPSKVEVRRGPNIGKPPESVPLPETIRGEVALKVGDKITTDHIMPAGARLKYRSNIGKYAEFVFEGVDHTFSRRALENKARGVHNVVVGGLSYGQGSSREHAAICPSHLGVRAVITKAFERIHSANLINFGIVPLLFANEADYGRIEQGDQVEIPNIREAIAKGQQLRARNVTKGFDFEVKHTLTGRQVEIILAGGRLAYTKQAGAF
- a CDS encoding apolipoprotein N-acyltransferase, which produces MEKAAVRFSAFRLPVLSGILLGTSYIPFPPWALLFGFVPLWLFWLRESSWKRVFFAGWLAQFVFTLIASHWVAHTAHEFGHLSRPVSALVLLLFCAAGHLHIPLAGVVWSLCRSGGPLPVWAQLGLLPAVTALAEYAWPMIFPWNLGYPWLWARLPAYQLAEYVGFQGLSAVTLALNLAFLAAWENRGTWKGGRVLGAALAFLAAINGLGWIRGKTLPPPDAETRVLIVQANIGNLAKERAQRGERFRGEILRRYFELTAQGLSGPGSGRPDFAVWPESAFPDTILPGAMEEGNTALLRAFLRRHSIALLTGARGYDEAAGKKTNALYLFAEDGEVAGPPYHKTVLLAFGEYVPGARLVPALKGWFPRTADFARGHGPEVKRLGDLVLGPQICYEGLFPGLSRVLADGGAQVFVNVTNDSWFGARSEPYQHLVMTLARGIEFRRPVIRSTNTGISTAMRADGTLLALSPLHAEWTQRYDIPYRRDPPPTFFQAYGHWLVPAILLLAPAGILAAAWRRKA